A stretch of Vigna angularis cultivar LongXiaoDou No.4 chromosome 4, ASM1680809v1, whole genome shotgun sequence DNA encodes these proteins:
- the LOC108322639 gene encoding BTB/POZ domain-containing protein At1g30440 produces the protein MACVKLGSKADAFQRQGQAWFCTTGLPSDIVVEVGEMSFHLHKFPLLSRSGVLERMIAEAPESEEECAISLGDIPGGAKTFELVAKFCYGVKLELTASNVVYLWCAAERLEMTEEYGEGNLISQAETFFNQVVLRSWKDSLRALETCNDVLAHAEELHIVKRCIESLAAKASTDPNLFGWPVLERGGPLQSPGGSVLWNGISTGARPKNSSADWWYEDVSNLSLPLYKRLVAVMESRGIRQEIIAGSLAFYAKTYLPMLNRRQVSGESSTRLTQGAMGSPLSEDDQKILLEEIDGLLPMQKGLVQTKFLFGLLRTAMILRVSPSCISNLEKRIGMQLDQATLEDLLMPNFSYSMETLYNVDCVQRILDHFLAMDQATGCASPCSIDDGQLIGSPSLTPITMVAKLIDGYLAEVAPDINLKLPKFQALAAAVPEYARPLDDGLYRALDIYLKSHPWLVESEREQLCRLMDCQKLSLEACTHAAQNERLPIRIIFQVLFFEQLQLRTSIAGCFLVSDNLDGSRQLRSGLVGSTDGGWASAVKENQVLKVGMDNMRMRVSELEKECSNMRQEIEKLGRSKGSSAWGTVSKKLGFKMKSQMCSAQEGSVSNQNNNGNSKVEKLKERHVKHKKSSSISDKASVSSIVHS, from the exons ATGGCCTGCGTGAAACTGGGTTCCAAAGCTGATGCTTTTCAGCGTCAAGGGCAGGCCTG GTTCTGTACGACTGGGCTTCCTAGTGATATAGTTGTTGAAGTTGGAGAGATGTCCTTCCATCTTCACAAG TTTCCTTTGCTCTCTAGAAGTGGGGTTCTGGAAAGAATGATCGCCGAGGCTCCTGAATCAGAGGAAGAATGCGCAATATCACTCGGTGACATTCCTGGTGGTGCCAAAACATTTGAACTCGTGGCAAAATTCTGCTATGGGGTGAAACTTGAACTTACAGCATCAAATGTTGTGTACCTGTGGTGTGCTGCAGAGCGTCTAGAAATGACTGAGGAATATGGTGAAGGTAATCTAATTTCACAAGCTGAAACCTTTTTCAATCAAGTGGTCCTCCGCAGTTGGAAAGACTCTCTGAGGGCACTTGAAACCTGTAATGATGTTTTGGCCCATGCTGAAGAGCTCCACATTGTGAAAAGATGCATCGAGTCACTAGCAGCAAAGGCATCTACTGACCCAAATTTATTTGGGTGGCCGGTGCTGGAGCGTGGTGGTCCTCTGCAGAGCCCTGGTGGTAGTGTTTTGTGGAATGGAATAAGTACTGGTGCAAGACCGAAAAATTCAAGTGCAGATTGGTGGTATGAGGATGTATCAAATTTGAGTTTACCACTTTATAAGAGATTAGTAGCTGTCATGGAATCGCGAGGCATTAGGCAGGAGATTATTGCTGGTTCTCTTGCTTTCTATGCTAAAACATATCTGCCTATGTTAAACCGACGCCAGGTTTCCGGTGAGTCCAGCACCCGGCTGACACAGGGAGCCATGGGGTCTCCACTGTCTGAAGATGACCAGAAGATTCTACTGGAAGAGATTGATGGTTTGCTCCCTATGCAGAAGGGCCTGGTCCAAACAAAGTTCTTGTTTGGTCTACTTCGAACGGCCATGATTCTACGGGTGAGCCCTTCTTGCATATCTAATTTGGAGAAACGGATCGGCATGCAGCTTGACCAAGCTACTCTAGAGGATCTCTTAATGCCAAATTTCTCGTACTCCATGGAGACACTTTACAATGTTGACTGTGTGCAAAGAATTCTTGACCATTTCCTTGCCATGGATCAGGCTACTGGCTGTGCCTCTCCATGCTCGATCGACGATGGTCAATTGATTGGATCACCTTCATTAACACCAATCACCATGGTAGCCAAGTTGATTGATGGTTACCTTGCAGAGGTTGCCCCAGATATCAATTTAAAACTTCCAAAGTTTCAGGCCCTTGCCGCAGCTGTTCCAGAGTATGCTAGGCCTTTGGATGATGGTTTATATCGTGCATTAGATATTTACTTGAAG TCTCACCCATGGTTGGTGGAGTCTGAGAGAGAGCAGCTATGTAGGCTGATGGATTGCCAGAAGCTCTCATTAGAGGCATGCACGCACGCGGCGCAGAACGAGAGGCTACCTATCAGAATAATTTTTCAAGTTCTATTTTTTGAGCAGCTCCAGCTTCGAACTTCGATAGCCGGTTGCTTTCTAGTTTCAGATAATCTGGATGGATCGAGGCAGCTGAGAAGCGGGCTTGTGGGATCAACGGACGGTGGCTGGGCGTCAGCGGTGAAGGAAAATCAGGTTTTGAAAGTGGGAATGGATAACATGAGGATGAGGGTGTCTGAGCTGGAGAAGGAGTGTTCAAACATGAGGCAGGAGATTGAGAAATTGGGTCGTTCAAAGGGATCAAGCGCATGGGGAACTGTTTCTAAGAAACTTGGGTTCAAGATGAAGTCTCAGATGTGTAGTGCTCAAGAAGGGTCAGTTAGCAACCAGAACAACAATGGAAATAGTAAGGTTGAGAAGTTGAAGGAAAGACATGTAAAGCACAAGAAAAGTTCTTCTATCAGTGACAAGGCATCAGTGTCTTCAATTGTTCATTCATAG
- the LOC108322625 gene encoding nitrate regulatory gene2 protein, translating into MGCVWSSIDEDEKVGRCKERKRLMKQLVKIRGDYSDSLLAYLKSLRNTGATLRQFTESDTIEFETASNGIAEPSSSSPNQPADKLLPPPLPPFLTDKSMVHEDEILETDDTNVPPLQIDPSLSSLRLYRCPDRNEMMEPVEEDNWEETKTEFEDEDAEAAVIAEKLRRGKQQLIETVDENSSAISLYRKDATAMPDTVSRRGKTLEGIGKELDDQFLKASGCIKEIAVLIDISGGDTLLRQNSGRHDRKRGNSAKVFSVLSWSRHSKSPPSTKDCAEFSGHSEPCKPGAHCATLKKLYAAEKKLFEAVKEEGIVALEFDRKMSLLQKQEDENLDMVKIDKTRSCVEKLESDLISLRQCISDTTSSILEMIDEELLPQLVALTAGLAQMWRTMHEAHEEQTLISQQLSNLSDSHNTILNSEYHHQATIQFQTEASYWYSSFCKLVKSQREYVRILHEWIKLTDSLRDGQESSNHSSVLTICEQWEHGLNDLPETATSDAIKGLLSCIRSITSQQTEEHNILKKLDKLERKFQKCMNSLAEMQQRIDGDIADTSPRHPIHVKKTETEEIKKQVENERANYLDAVRYSRAMTLDQLQTALPPLFQLLMEFSSASSHAIEFINAPTEAI; encoded by the exons ATGGGTTGTGTTTGGTCAAGTATTGATGAGGATGAGAAGGTTGGTAGGTGCAAGGAAAGGAAGAGGTTAATGAAACAGTTGGTGAAAATTAGAGGGGATTATTCTGATTCCTTATTGGCTTATTTGAAATCACTGAGAAACACTGGTGCCACTTTGAGGCAATTCACTGAGTCTGATACAATTGAATTTGAAACTGCCTCTAATGGCATAGCTGAGccatcttcttcatctcccAATCAGCCTGCAGACAAGCTGCTACCACCGCCACTGCCTCCTTTTCTCACTGATAAGAGTATGGTGCACGAAGATGAGATACTAGAGACAGATGACACCAATGTTCCTCCACTGCAAATTGATCCAAGTTTGAGTTCATTACGGCTGTATCGATGCCCTGATAGAAACGAAATGATGGAACCAGTGGAGGAGGATAATTGGGAAGAAACCAAAACAGAATTTGAGGATGAAGATGCAGAAGCTGCTGTAATTGCTGAAAAATTGCGTAGGGGAAAGCAGCAGTTGATAGAAACAGTTGATGAAAATTCCTCTGCAATAAGTTTGTATAGAAAAGATGCTACAGCTATGCCTGATACAGTTTCTAGAAGAGGGAAAACGTTGGAGGGTATAGGTAAGGAGTTGGATGACCAATTCTTGAAAGCATCTGGATGTATAAAGGAAATTGCTGTTCTTATTGATATCAGTGGAGGAGATACTCTTCTGCGACAGAATTCTGGGCGTCATGATA GGAAGAGAGGCAATTCTGCAAAGGTCTTCAGTGTACTGTCATGGAGTAGGCATTCAAAATCACCACCATCCACCAAAGATTGTGCTGAATTTTCTGGTCATAGTGAACCATGCAAGCCTGGAGCTCATTGTGCCacacttaaaaaattatacgcGGCAGAGAAGAAACTGTTCGAGGCAGTAAAG GAAGAGGGAATTGTTGCCTTGGAGTTTGATAGAAAGATGTCATTATTGCAAAAACAAGAAGACGAGAACCTTGACATGGTGAAAATTGACAAAACTCGATCATGTGTTGAGAAGTTGGAGTCTGATTTAATAAGCCTACGGCAGTGCATCAGTGACACAACTTCATCAATTTTGGAAATGATAGATGAGGAGCTTTTACCCCAGCTGGTTGCATTAACTGCAGG GTTGGCACAAATGTGGAGAACAATGCACGAGGCACACGAAGAACAAACACTCATCTCCCAGCAGTTGAGTAACCTCAGTGATAGTCACAACACGATACTAAATTCTGAATATCATCACCAGGCTACAATTCAATTCCAGACTGAGGCCTCTTATTGGTATAGCAGCTTTTGCAAACTTGTTAAATCTCAACGGGAGTATGTGAGGATCCTCCATGAATGGATTAAGCTTACCGACAGCCTCAGGGATGGTCAAGAAAGTAGCAATCATTCTTCTGTTCTAACCATTTGTGAACAGTGGGAGCACGGGCTTAACGACTTACCAGAAACG GCGACATCTGATGCAATAAAAGGCCTTTTGTCATGCATCCGTTCCATAACTTCTCAGCAGACAGAGGAACACAACATTCTGAAAAAGTTAGATAAACTTGAAAGGAAATTCCAAAAATGTATGAACAGCTTGGCTGAGATGCAGCAGAGAATAGATGGAGATATAGCTGATACAAGCCCCAGACATCCAATACATGTTAAGAAAACTGAAACAGAGGAAATTAAGAAGCAAGTGGAGAATGAGAGAGCAAATTATCTGGATGCTGTTCGGTATAGTAGGGCAATGACCCTTGATCAGCTACAAACTGCACTTCCCCCACTCTTCCAGTTACTGATGGAATTTTCAAGTGCTTCATCCCATGCTATTGAGTTTATCAATGCCCCCACTGAAGCCATTTGA
- the LOC108322629 gene encoding uncharacterized protein LOC108322629 has product MKVEEVNRCQIQEWYPKFKSVSIKTVIHQLPESFIQYLLDDSGPFLLPASVLNEDALPNRIHNPIEEEDFQVSEGSGDEAEDSPQPSFPELELKIKESIESLGGAVFPKLNWSAPKDSAWISTAGSLRCTSFSEIALLFRASDSLVHDLCHAYDSCQDKSSTRPHNFFLALHKWYPSLQPDMEFRCFIRDQKLIGISQREVTTFYPILLEKKNDLLSLILAFFNNYVRAKFESENYTFDVYITKDERVKIVDFNTWGAFTLSLLFAWDELERIYSEGNDVEFRIVEDRCAVRPGLKTAVPFDYLDTSEGSGWDQFLRSADEEFRQQFAEAGA; this is encoded by the coding sequence ATGAAAGTGGAAGAGGTGAATCGATGTCAAATTCAAGAGTGGTATCCAAAGTTCAAATCTGTATCCATCAAGACTGTAATTCATCAACTCCCCGAGTCATTTATTCAGTACCTTCTTGACGACTCAGGGCCCTTCCTCTTACCTGCTTCTGTCTTAAATGAAGATGCATTACCCAATAGAATTCATAATCCAATTGAGGAAGAAGATTTTCAGGTTTCAGAGGGATCTGGGGACGAAGCAGAAGATTCTCCACAACCTTCTTTTCCAGAACTTGAATTGAAAATTAAGGAATCTATTGAGTCCCTTGGGGGTGCAGTCTTTCCCAAGCTGAATTGGAGTGCTCCAAAAGATTCAGCATGGATAAGTACTGCTGGTAGCCTTCGGTGCACCAGTTTCAGTGAGATTGCCCTTTTATTTCGAGCATCTGACTCATTGGTCCATGACTTGTGCCATGCGTATGATTCATGCCAGGATAAATCTTCAACTAGGCCCCATAATTTCTTTCTTGCACTCCATAAATGGTATCCATCCCTTCAGCCAGACATGGAATTTCGATGTTTCATACGAGATCAGAAGTTAATTGGAATTTCTCAACGTGAGGTTACTACTTTTTATCCTATTTTGCTTGAAAAGAAGAATGATCTCCTTTCATTGATACTAGCATTCTTTAACAATTACGTGAGGGCTAAATTTGAGTCAGAAAACTATACATTTGATGTTTATATCACAAAGGATGAGAGAGTTAAGATTGTGGATTTCAACACTTGGGGTGCCTTTACATTGTCCTTGTTGTTTGCATGGGATGAATTAGAGCGTATTTACAGTGAAGGAAATGATGTGGAGTTTAGAATTGTGGAAGATCGTTGTGCTGTTAGGCCAGGCCTTAAAACAGCAGTGCCTTTTGATTACTTGGATACGAGTGAGGGCAGTGGTTGGGATCAATTTCTAAGGAGTGCAGATGAAGAGTTCAGACAACAATTTGCAGAAGCTGGTGCATGA
- the LOC108322643 gene encoding protein REPRESSOR OF SILENCING 3, translated as MAEEVEESNNAVRIFVGGLAETVSIEDLRSLFSSLGSVQAVQTIRTKGRSFAYIDFHSDPKSLSKLFSKYNGCLWKGGRLRLEKAKEDYLTRMKREWEHDALDDATQPPPSSPKEATTHSSKSNTKHLNIFFPRLRKVKSIPFSGTGKHKYSFQNIKVPPLPVHFCDCEEHCSPFVTERGRLSIDGAAESAGMNDEEISIMNAVMNKLLQKEKISSVESLGKEKDLYKSPDTLQSDEGEDSAADEDDLIINMETKRNKTALIGNQELERILENQESWFNKTKIAMEEHNNSMPEVERRNNSNPNKNKKRKSLPKLEMESNAEVSTTPGGKGNKQTLPNKVGSGAQRTEPEDGFEELTKVSWSQKSSWKELLGGGGNTSFSASIILPKLNCSKNQQRSDDLCAPVSTVSKTENMEKERELWSNPTNTQVIKENADAQPTHTQVTKELAEAANKEMIEDVTKNQHNVAPNKTGRGASWLQKQSWTQMVSENSNSFSIAHILPGITFPEPKAKEPIVVPVISNHFKHNGVAKGTINEAVSNHVYKSRETIQEKSQHISGNDVTFASVVEEKVETSPREKSPENIEIGETCSFMRSAASLKEWAKAKAAISGSLKRKSGEK; from the exons ATGGCGGAGGAAGTTGAAGAATCGAATAATGCAGTCAGAATATTCGTGGGAGGATTGGCGGAAACAGTCAGCATCGAAGACCTTCGAAGCTTATTCTCCTCTCTTGGCTCCGTCCAAGCCGTTCAAACAATCCGAACCAAAGGTCGCAGCTTTGCCTACATTGATTTTCACTCCGACCCTAAATCCCTTTCTAAGCTCTTCAGCAAG TATAATGGGTGTCTGTGGAAGGGTGGAAGGCTGAGACTTGAGAAGGCCAAAGAAGACTATCTCACGCGGATGAAGAGAGAATGGGAGCATGACGCCCTTGATGATGCTACTCAACCGCCTCCTAGTTCTCCTAAGGAAGCCACCACACATTCTTCCAAGTCAAATACCAAACATCTCAATATTTTCTTTCCCAGATTGAGAAAG GTGAAATCCATACCATTCAGTGGAACTGGCAAGCACAAATACAGTTTCCAGAATATTAAAGTTCCTCCACTCCCTGTGCATTTTTGTGATTGTGAAGAGCATTGTAGTCCCTTTGTCACTGAAAGAGGGAGGCTATCTATTGATGGGGCAGCTGAAAGTGCTGGAATGAATGATGAAGAGATTAGCATAATGAATGCAGTGATGAATAAGCTActtcaaaaagaaaagatttccAGTGTTGAGAGCCTTGGAAAGGAGAAGGATTTGTACAAATCACCTGATACTTTACAATCTGATGAAGGTGAAGATAGCGCAGCAGATGAAGACGATCTCATTATTAACATGGAGACGAAGAGAAATAAAACAGCTTTAATAGGGAACCAGGAGCTTGAAAGAATCCTGGAAAATCAG GAATCCTggtttaataaaacaaaaattgctATGGAAGAACACAACAATAGTATGCCTGAAGTGGAGAGAAGGAATAATAGCAATCCcaacaagaacaagaagagGAAATCACTTCCCAAATTGGAAATGGAAAGTAATGCAGAAGTATCAACAACCCCTGGAGGCAAGGGTAATAAGCAGACTCTTCCAAATAAGGTGGGATCTGGTGCACAGCGTACTGAGCCAGAAGATGGTTTTGAGGAATTGACTAAAGTTTCATGGTCTCAAAAATCTTCATGGAAAGAACTTCTTGGTGGTGGAGGCAATACTTCATTCAGTGCTTCTATCATATTGCCAAAGTTGAACTGTAGTAAGAATCAACAAAGATCCGATGATCTGTGTGCACCTGTATCTACAGTCAGTAAAACTGAAAACATGGAAAAGGAAAGAGAATTGTGGAGCAACCCTACCAATACGCAAGTGATAAAAGAGAATGCTGATGCTCAACCTACCCATACACAAGTGACAAAAGAGCTTGCTGAAGCTGCAAATAAAGAAATGATAGAAGATGTTACCAAAAATCAGCATAATGTGGCACCGAATAAGACAGGCAGAGGAGCTTCATGGCTGCAAAAACAATCCTGGACACAAATGGTTAGTGAGAATAGCAATTCATTTAGCATTGCACATATTCTGCCTGGTATTACTTTTCCAGAGCCAAAGGCCAAGGAGCCCATTGTGGTACCTGTCATTTCCAACCATTTCAAGCATAATGGTGTAGCTAAGGGTACTATTAATGAAGCTGTGAGTAATCACGTGTATAAATCAAGGGAGACTATACAAGAAAAGAGTCAGCATATCAGTGGCAATGACGTTACTTTTGCTTCAGTAGTTGAGGAAAAGGTTGAAACAAGTCCCAGGGAAAAATCCCCTGAAAATATTGAAATAGGTGAAACGTGCTCATTTATGAGAAGTGCTGCATCTTTGAAGGAATGGGCAAAAGCTAAGGCGGCTATTAGTGGATCACTCAAAAGAAAAAGTGGTGAGAAGTAA